A region from the Acyrthosiphon pisum isolate AL4f chromosome A1, pea_aphid_22Mar2018_4r6ur, whole genome shotgun sequence genome encodes:
- the LOC100165343 gene encoding mitogen-activated protein kinase kinase 1 interacting protein 1-like, whose protein sequence is MEDLRRYLYQTLTKVEGLYSILISDHDGVVILKAHANKSSEHNSNYKHSFLSEFNSASEQAGKLELGKNKTVICFYTNNQVVQLNCSRFLITFVASEKANTGNILGLEKILEPLLKDLRAIQFP, encoded by the exons atggag GATTTAAGAAGATATTTATACCAAACCTTAACTAAGGTTGAAGGTCTTTACTCAATTCTAATATCTGATCATGATggtgttgttattttaaaag cTCATGCCAACAAATCATCTGAACACAATTCAAAttacaaacattcatttttatcagAATTTAATTCTGCATCAGAACAAGCAGGAAAATTAGAACttggaaaaaacaaaacagtgatttgtttttatactaaCAATCAA GTAGTCCAGTTAAATTGCTCAAGATTCTTAATTACATTTGTGGCTTCTGAAAAAGCAAACACTGGCAATATATTAGGGCTAGAAAAAATACTGGAGCCATTACTAAAGGATTTGCGAGCTATTCAGTTTccttaa